In the Engystomops pustulosus chromosome 2, aEngPut4.maternal, whole genome shotgun sequence genome, one interval contains:
- the RCC1 gene encoding regulator of chromosome condensation isoform X2, with protein sequence MKGKKNLKRSSPVEESNGTTEIKKPKFTHSSHKSVGGIVLTLGQGDVGQLGLGEDVMERKKPALVSLPEPIVQAEAGGMHTVCLGASGSIYSFGCNDEGALGRDTTEEGSETQPAKIDLPEKVVQVSAGDSHTAALTADGRVFLFGSFRDNNGVIGLLEPMKKSMVPVQVPINIPVIKIASGNDHLVMLTSDGDLYTSGCGEQGQLGRVPERFTNRGGRKGLERLLVPQCIHLKAKGCGRVVFQDVFCGAYFTFAISQEGHVYGFGLSNYHQLGTKNTNACYAPQNLTSFKNSTKSWVGFSGGQHHTVCVDSEGNAYSLGRAEYGRLGLGENAEEKNEPTPIPDLPKVSSVACGASVSYAVTRDGRVFSWGMGTNQQLGTGEEDDVWSPYEMTGKQLENREVLSVSSGGQHTVLLVKERC encoded by the exons ATGAAAGGAAAGAAAAACTTGAAAAGGAGCTCTCCTGTTGAAGAAAGCAATGGTACAACAGAGATCAAGAAGCCAAAGT TTACTCACAGTTCCCACAAGTCGGTCGGTGGTATTGTGCTGACCCTTGGACAAGGTGACGTAGGTCAGCTGGGTTTAGGAGAAGATGTCATGGAACGAAAGAAGCCAGCATTGGTATCTCTTCCGGAGCCAATAGTGCAAGCGGAAGCAGGAGGCATGCACACAGTGTGCCTAGGAGCATCCGGCAGT ATTTATTCTTTTGGCTGCAATGATGAAGGTGCACTGGGCCGGGACACCACGGAAGAAGGATCAGAGACTCAACCAGCAAAGATCGATTTGCCTGAAAAAGTTGTTCAGGTGTCAGCTGGAGACAGTCATACAGCCGCTTTGACAGCCGATGGGCGTGTGTTTCTCTTTGGATCTTTCAGG GATAACAATGGAGTCATTGGTTTACTAGAGCCAATGAAGAAAAGTATGGTGCCTGTTCAAGTGCCTATCAATATACCAGTTATTAAAATAGCCTCAG GTAATGATCATCTTGTGATGCTCACCTCAGATGGAGATCTCTATACATCTGGCTGTGGAGAGCAGGGTCAACTTGGCAGGGTACCTGAGAGATTTACCAATCGTGGAGGACGGAAAGGACTAG agAGGCTTTTGGTTCCTCAGTGCATCCACTTGAAGGCTAAGGGATGTGGGCGTGTAGTCTTTCAGGATGTTTTCTGTGGTGCATACTTCACATTTGCTATCTCGCAAGAGGGCCATGTTTATGGATTTGGCCTCTCTAACTACCATCAGTTAG GGACAAAGAATACTAATGCTTGCTATGCACCTCAGAACTTGACATCAttcaaaaactccacaaagtcttGGGTGGGCTTTTCAGGAGGCCAGCATCATACTGTTTGTGTGGACTCTGAAG GAAATGCATATAGTCTTGGTCGTGCTGAATATGGCAGACTTGGCCTTGGGGAAAATGCAGAAGAGAAAAATGAGCCTACCCCCATTCCTGATCTACCCAAGGTTTCTTCTGTGGCCTGTGGTGCTTCAGTTAGCTATGCTGTAACCAGAGATG GTCGTGTTTTCTCTTGGGGAATGGGCACTAACCAACAACTTGGTACGGGTGAAGAAGATGATGTTTGGAGCCCATATGAAATGACTGGAAAGCAGCTGGAGAATAGAGAAGTTTTGTCTGTGTCCAGTGGGGGTCAACACACTGTTCTTTTAGTAAAGGAGCGTTGCTAA
- the RCC1 gene encoding regulator of chromosome condensation isoform X1 codes for MKGKKNLKRSSPVEESNGTTEIKKPKLVTHSSHKSVGGIVLTLGQGDVGQLGLGEDVMERKKPALVSLPEPIVQAEAGGMHTVCLGASGSIYSFGCNDEGALGRDTTEEGSETQPAKIDLPEKVVQVSAGDSHTAALTADGRVFLFGSFRDNNGVIGLLEPMKKSMVPVQVPINIPVIKIASGNDHLVMLTSDGDLYTSGCGEQGQLGRVPERFTNRGGRKGLERLLVPQCIHLKAKGCGRVVFQDVFCGAYFTFAISQEGHVYGFGLSNYHQLGTKNTNACYAPQNLTSFKNSTKSWVGFSGGQHHTVCVDSEGNAYSLGRAEYGRLGLGENAEEKNEPTPIPDLPKVSSVACGASVSYAVTRDGRVFSWGMGTNQQLGTGEEDDVWSPYEMTGKQLENREVLSVSSGGQHTVLLVKERC; via the exons ATGAAAGGAAAGAAAAACTTGAAAAGGAGCTCTCCTGTTGAAGAAAGCAATGGTACAACAGAGATCAAGAAGCCAAAGT taGTTACTCACAGTTCCCACAAGTCGGTCGGTGGTATTGTGCTGACCCTTGGACAAGGTGACGTAGGTCAGCTGGGTTTAGGAGAAGATGTCATGGAACGAAAGAAGCCAGCATTGGTATCTCTTCCGGAGCCAATAGTGCAAGCGGAAGCAGGAGGCATGCACACAGTGTGCCTAGGAGCATCCGGCAGT ATTTATTCTTTTGGCTGCAATGATGAAGGTGCACTGGGCCGGGACACCACGGAAGAAGGATCAGAGACTCAACCAGCAAAGATCGATTTGCCTGAAAAAGTTGTTCAGGTGTCAGCTGGAGACAGTCATACAGCCGCTTTGACAGCCGATGGGCGTGTGTTTCTCTTTGGATCTTTCAGG GATAACAATGGAGTCATTGGTTTACTAGAGCCAATGAAGAAAAGTATGGTGCCTGTTCAAGTGCCTATCAATATACCAGTTATTAAAATAGCCTCAG GTAATGATCATCTTGTGATGCTCACCTCAGATGGAGATCTCTATACATCTGGCTGTGGAGAGCAGGGTCAACTTGGCAGGGTACCTGAGAGATTTACCAATCGTGGAGGACGGAAAGGACTAG agAGGCTTTTGGTTCCTCAGTGCATCCACTTGAAGGCTAAGGGATGTGGGCGTGTAGTCTTTCAGGATGTTTTCTGTGGTGCATACTTCACATTTGCTATCTCGCAAGAGGGCCATGTTTATGGATTTGGCCTCTCTAACTACCATCAGTTAG GGACAAAGAATACTAATGCTTGCTATGCACCTCAGAACTTGACATCAttcaaaaactccacaaagtcttGGGTGGGCTTTTCAGGAGGCCAGCATCATACTGTTTGTGTGGACTCTGAAG GAAATGCATATAGTCTTGGTCGTGCTGAATATGGCAGACTTGGCCTTGGGGAAAATGCAGAAGAGAAAAATGAGCCTACCCCCATTCCTGATCTACCCAAGGTTTCTTCTGTGGCCTGTGGTGCTTCAGTTAGCTATGCTGTAACCAGAGATG GTCGTGTTTTCTCTTGGGGAATGGGCACTAACCAACAACTTGGTACGGGTGAAGAAGATGATGTTTGGAGCCCATATGAAATGACTGGAAAGCAGCTGGAGAATAGAGAAGTTTTGTCTGTGTCCAGTGGGGGTCAACACACTGTTCTTTTAGTAAAGGAGCGTTGCTAA